The segment GAAACGCACCCGTACCCGCACACCGAACTGTGCGTCGGCATCCTGGTCGGCGGAGACATAGTAGTCAAAGACCCGGTCCAGATGCGGAACCGGAGCGTCGATCAGAACCTCGGCGATGTGGTTCTCAGCGGCAAGCTCGATGCCATTGCTTGTGCTGCCGGAGCTGACCGCCGGGGTCAGCAGACCGTCGAACAGCCCGGTTTCCGCAGCATTGTCCGGTCGCCCTGCGGCCGGAACCGCTGCGGGCGAGGAATCGCTCTGCGGAATGGACATGCCTCCATTTCAGCAGACGGTACCGACAGCAGCGGCAGAGAGTCAGCGATGTCCGGGTCCGGTAAGGTTCCGGGCCGAAGTAGCTTACGAAACCCGGACCTCGAAGCCGATCCCCGAATGCGTGTCAGACGTTCAGCGCCCGCCGCAGGTCGTCGACCCGGTTTACCTTCTCCCAGCTGAAATCCGGGAGCTCACGACCGAAGTGACCATACGCCGCGGTTTGCTGGTAGATCGGCCGCAGCAGGTCAAGATCGCGAACGATTGCGCCTGGCCTCAGGTCGAACACCTCCTGAATGGCAGCGGAGATGCTGTCGGAGGCAACCTGCTCTGTGCCGAAAGTCTCAACGTAAAGGCCGACCGGCTGCGCTACGCCGATCGCGTAGGCCACCTGGATTTCGGCACGGCTGGCCAGTCCGGCGGCAACCACATTCTTCGCCACCCAGCGCATGGCGTAGGCGCCCGAGCGGTCAACCTTAGAGGGATCCTTGCCGGAAAAGGCCCCGCCACCATGCCGGGCATAGCCGCCGTAGGTATCGACGATGATCTTGCGGCCGGTCAGGCCGGCATCCCCCATCGGACCGCCGGTGACGAAAGCGCCCGCTGGATTGATCACCAAATTGGTTTTCGAGGTGTCCAGTGGGATCCCATCCAGCAGCGGCCGGATAACGTGCTCGGCGATGTCCGCCTTGAGCTGTTCCTGGCTGACTTCACCTGCGTGCTGGGTCGACAGCACGACGGTTTCCACGCTGACAGCATCGTCCTTGTCGTAGCCGACGGTGAACTGCGTTTTGCCATCCGGGCGGAGGTAGGGCAGCAGTCCGGTCTTGCGCACCTCGGTAAGCCGTTCGGACAGACGGTGGGACAGCCAGATCGGCCAGGGCATCAATTCCGGTGTGTCGTTATTGGCGTAGCCGAACATCAGGCCCTGGTCGCCGGCGCCCTGCTGCGAGATCTCGTCATGACCCGCCGACCAGGTGTCGCCATCGCGGCCTCGGGACTCGAAGGAATTGTCCACGCCCGCGGCAATATCCTGCGACTGCGAACCGATCGACACGGAGACGCCACAGCTGTGCCCGTCGAAACCCTTTTCGGAAGAGTCATAGCCGATGTCGACGATCCGGTTCCGCACGATGTTGGCGATGTCGGCGTAGCCTTCGGTCCGAACCTCTCCGGCGACGTGGACGAGGCCGGTGGTCACCATTGTCTCCACCGCGACCCGGCTCGAGGGGTCCTCCCGCAGCAAGGCATCGAGAATCGAGTCGCTGATCTGGTCGCAGATCTTATCCGGATGTCCTTCGGTAACGGACTCGGACGTAAACAGGCGCAGACCCTGCTGGGCGGAAGGCAGAATTGTCACTTGATGAAGCTTAGCTTCTACCAATCAGGAACGGAGAACGCCCAGGGCGTCGATGACGGCATGTGACACAGCGAGCTTGCTGCCGTCGGCAGAACCGATAACCTCCGGTTCACCTCCGGGCCGGCGACGGGCCAGGATGTCGACCCGGTTGCCATCGGTGCCAAAGCCAACACCTGTGCCAACCTTGTTGACCACCAAGAGGTCGCAGCCCTTGGCCTCGAACTTCTTCCTGGCGTGGTCGAGCACTGTCCCGTCGGCATCCCCTGTTTCGGCCGCGAAGCCGACGATGACCTGATCAGTGACGGAGCGATCCGACCTGGCCTGGACCAGAGACCGCAGGATGTCAGGGTTGCGGACCAGCCGCAGGGTCAGTTCTTCGTTCGCCGAGGTCTTCTTGATCTTTGTTGTCTCGACGCTCGCCGGCCGATAGTCGGCGACGGCCGCGCTCATGATGACGATGTCCGCCTGCGCGGCCTCGCGCAGCATCGCTTCGGCCAGTTCCGCGGCGCTGGACACCGGCACGAGCGAAATGCCGTCCGGCGGAGGGACCTCGAGGTTCGCGCCGACCAAGGTGACCTGACCGCCCCGTGCCAGCGCTGCCTTCGCAAGGGCGACACCTTGGCGCCCGGACGAGTGATTGCCGAGGTAGCGGACCGGATCCAGCGGCTCCCTGGTGCCGCCCGCGCTGATCAGTACCCGAGTGCCGGCCAAATCGGATCCGCGGCCGGCCGGTTCGCCATCGTCGGCAGACGCCGAGCCGGTTTCAGCCGACCCGGCAGCCGCCGACCCGGTTGCAGACGACGACCCGGTTTCAGCCGACCCAAGCAGCGCAATCGCCGCAGCGTAAATCGCCTCTGGTTCCGGCAGCCGTCCCGGGCCGGAGTCCGCACCGGTGAGCCGACCGGAAGCCGGCTCGAGCACGTTGATACCGCGGGAGCGCAGGGTGGCGATATTCGCTCGGGTCGCGGGGTGCTCCCACATCTCGGTATGCATAGCCGGCGCCATCAGCACCGGGGCCGTGCAGGTAAGCAAGGTCGCCGTCAACAGGTCGTCGGCCATACCGTGCGTGGCCCTGGCCAGCAGGTCGGCCGACGCCGGAGCGACAACTACCAAATCGGCGTGACGGCCGATCCGTACGTGCGCCACCTCGGGAATGTTCTCGAACACATCCGCCGAAGCTGAATGTCCGGAGAGCGCTTCCCAGGTGGCGGCGCCAACGAAGTTCAGGGATGCCGCCGTGGGCACCACCTGCACGTCGTGACCAGCTTCGGTGAACTTCCGGAGCAGCAGCGCCGACTTATATGCGGCGATACCTCCGGCCACGCCCAGGACGATGCTGGCCACGGGGTGAGCGTTTACTCGCCGGCAGGCACGTGGTCCGAACCGACGACGAGGCCGGCCTCGATCTCACGCAGCGCAATCGAGAGCGACTTCTCGTTGAGTTTGGTTGCCACCAGCGGCCCGACATTTTCCAGCAGGCCGTCCTGTAGCTGTGAGTAATAGGCATTGATCTGCCGGGCCCGCTTAGCACCCTGAATGACCAACGCGTACTTGGAATCGGTGATCGCAAGCAGATCGTCGATCGGTGGGTTGGTGATGCCTTCTGGCGTTGCAGACACAAAATCTCCGTTTAACAGTTGAGTGTGTTCGGCAGCCGCCCGGCTGCCAAGGTTTACGAGTCCGAACCAGCGCTATGCGGGTCGACTCCCATTAATGATACGAGTTCTTCAGCCGCTTTCCGAATGTCGTGATTGACGACCGTCGTGTCGAACTCGGATTCAGCCGCCAGTTCGACCCGCGCTGTGTCCAGGCGTCGCTCCTGCTCCTCCGCGGATTCGGTGCCGCGGCCGATCAGCCGGCGCACCAATTCCTCCCAGGAGGGTGGGGCAAGAAACACGAAGTGTGCCTCCGGCATGGTCTCCTTCACCTGCCGGGCTCCCTGCAGATCGATCTCAAGCAGCGGAGCCTTGCCTTCCGCTAGGGCCTCACGCACCGGCGCCACCGGCGTGCCGTAGCTATTACGACCGTGCACGACCGCCCATTCGAGCAGCTCGCCGCCGGCAATCATCCGGTCGAACTCAGCCTGACTGACGAAGTGATAGTGAACGCCGTCGATCTCTCCGGGCCGCGGGGCCCTGGTGGTTGCCGAAACAGACAGCCAGACGTCCGGATAACGGCCACGAACGAACGCCGAGACAGTGCCCTTGCCAACTGCTGTGGGTCCTGCCAGAACTGTCAGTCGGCTCACGGATTGTCGAAACGTTCAACGAGCGCGGCAACCTGATGAGTGCCGAGGCCGCGAAGCCTCCGGGTCGGCGCAATGCCAATGTCTTCCATAATCTGCGCCGCGCGCACCTTTCCTACTCCTGGCAACGATTCCAATAGGGCCGAGACCCTCAGCTTGCTCAATGCGTCATCGTTGCGCGAGCGCTCGATCACCTTTGCCACGGAACCGATGCCCCGCTTCAGTTCACTTTTCACTTCTGCCCTGATTCGCCGAGCATCGGCGGCTTTGGCCAGCGCATCAGCACGCTGCTCGGCCGTGAGCGGAGAGAGCGCCACCAGGACTCCTATTCGACGATATTCAAAAACACTTCGATGGGGTTTCGCGTGTCACTACGAGGGAATTCGCTTGTCAGTCATACCTATCACAAGGCCCAGCCCGTGCAACAGTACGAGCCACAGCCGGATTCTAAGCAAGGCAGTTCAACCAGCTCAGTCTAGTCAGTCAGCGAATCGAGTTCGGCGACCGCATCGAAAACGGCTTGCCGCAGCGCCGCCGGGTCCGGCCCGTGGGCGAGGATCGCACGCGATGTGGTTGGCAGCAGCTGACCGTTCGAGGCCGACAGGCCGAACACCGCTCGCAGCTCATCCGGTCCCGCACCCTGCGCACCCACCCCGGGCGCAAGCAGCGGTGCCGCCGTCTCCGCGAGGTCGATTCCGAGCTTCCGGACCGCGTCGCCGACAGTGGCGCCGACGACCATGCCTACCGAGCCGAGCTCGCCGCGCCGCCGGGCATCCGCGTTGGCCTCCGCCACGTCGCGTGCGATGGTGGCGGCAACGCTTCGTCCCTCGGGTCCGGTGGCGTGCTGCACGGAGGCTCCCTCCGGGTTCGAGGTCAACGCCAGCACGAAGACTCCCCGCTCGTTGTCCGCCGCCATCTCGAGCGCGGGCTGCAGTGAACCGAAACCCAGATACGGCGAAAGCGTCACGGCGTCGCCGGCCAGGGACGACATCGGGCCGAGATATGCCTCGGCATATGCCGTCATCGTCGAACCGATATCGCCCCGCTTGGCGTCGACCAGGCTGAGCACGCCGAGTTCCCTTGCCAGGCTCAGGGTGTCTTCGAGCGCGGCAACGCCCTGCGAGCCGTGCCGTTCGTACAGCGCTGACTGCGGCTTGACCATCGGAACCAGGTCGGCAAGCGATTCGACCACGATCCGGCTGAACTCCGCCACGCCGCGCGCGGAATCCGGCAGGCCCCAGGCCGCGAGCAGCCCGGGGTGCGGATCGATCCCAACCACGAGGCTGCCGCGTTCGGCGACCTTCGAGGCCAGCCGAACGCCGAAGCTACTCATCGTTTGCCCCATTCCTGCAGCGACTTGACCTTGAACGGTCCGGCCTTGACCACCTCGATCGCGCTCACTGCGGCCGAGAACGCCTGAATCGTCGTCATCGTCGGGCAGTTGACCGAGGTCGCCGCGGCGCGTATCTCGTAGCCGTCGGCCCGGGCCGAGCGCCCGGACGGCGTATTGAGGATCATCTGCACCTCGCCGGCCAGGATCCGGTCGATGATGGTTGTGCCGTCATCGCCCGCCCCCTCATCGGAAGCCTTGCGCACCGGTGTGGAGGCGATGCCGTGCCGACGCAGCACTGTCGCGGTCCCATCGGTCGCCAGCACCTCGAAGCCGAGGTCAACCAGGCGCTTCACCGGAAGAACCATCGAACGCTTGTCCGCGTCGGCCACCGAAACGAAGACCCGGCCGGACTTCGGCACATTGGTCGATGACGCTTCCATGCCCTTGGCGAACGCGGTCGGGAAGTCGACGTCGATGCCCATCACCTCACCGGTGGATCGCATTTCCGGCCCGAGCACGCTGTCAACGATCGCGCCGTCGGCGGTGCGGAACCGCCGGAACGGCAGCACGGCCTCCTTCACCGCGACCGGGGCGTCCAGTGGCAGCATGCTGCCGTCGCCGTGTGCGGGCAGCAGCGAACCCGGTTCGCGCAGCTCCTTGATGGTGCGGCCGATGGCGAGTAATGCCGCTGCCTTGGCCAGCGGGACAGTTGTCGCCTTGGAGACGAACGGGACGGTGCGCGATGCACGCGGGTTCGCCTCAATCACGTAGAGCACGTCGGCGGCCAGGGCGAACTGGATGTTCAGCAGCCCCTTCACGTCGACGCCCTGCGCGATGGCAAGCGTCGATTGGCGCACCCGTTCCAGCACGTTTTCGCCAAGGGTCACCGAGGGCAGCACACAGCCGGAGTCACCGGAGTGAATTCCGGCTTCTTCGATGTGCTCCATGATCCCGCCGATGTACAGGTCCTCGCCGTCGTAGAGCGCGTCGACGTCGATCTCAACCGCGTCATCGAGGAACTTGTCGACCAGCACCGGCCGGTCGGGAGACACCTCGGTCGCCGAAGCCATGTACGAACGCAGCTGCTCCGTGTCGTAGACGATCTGCATGCCGCGTCCGCCGAGAACGTAGGAGGGCCGGACCAGCACTGGGTAACCGATGTCCTCGGCGATCCGTTGCGCGCCGACGAACGATGTCGCGGTGCCGTTCTTCGGTGCCAGCAGCCCGGCGTTATCCAGTACCTCTCCGAAGGCCCCGCGGTCCTCGGCCAGGTCGATCGCCTCCGGCTGGGTGCCAAGCACGGGAACACCGGCCTGCTTCAGCCGGTCAGCGAGGCCCAGCGGGGTCTGGCCACCTAGCGTGCAGATCACGCCGAGCACAGGTCCCGCCTGGCATTCGGCGTGATAGACCTCAAGCACGTCCTCGAAGGTCAGCGGTTCGAAGTACAGCCGGTCGGCGGTGTCGTAGTCGGTCGACACTGTTTCCGGGTTGCAGTTGACCATGACCGTCTTCAGCCCGGCCTCGCGGATCGCCATCGTTGCGTGCACGCACGAATAGTCGAACTCGATGCCCTGGCCGATCCGGTTCGGCCCGGAGCCGAGGATCAGCACAACTGGTTCTTCCCGCGGGGCGACCTCGGTTTCCTCGTCGTAGCTCGAATAGTGATAGGGCGTCGTCGCCTCGAACTCCCCCGCACATGTGTCAACCGTCTTGTAGACCGGGCGCAGCCCTAGCGCATGCCGGACCCCTCGGACAACGTCCTCGGGCATTGTCCGCAGCTGGCCGATCTGCACATCGGAGAAACCGTGTCGTTTCGCGATGGTCAGGGTCGCTGTATCCAGTTGCGGCGCCGAGGCGATCTGCTCGGCGATTTCGTTGATCAGCTGGATCTGGTCCAGGAACCACGGGTCGATGTCGCAGGCCTCGTGCACCTCCTCGACCGACAGCCCGGCACGAAGTCCCTGCTGGACTGCGATCAGCCTGTCCTCGGTGGCGTGCCCGATCCTGCGCAGGATGTCTGCCCGGGCATCGGCGTCATCGATGTCGATGGCTGAGCCGTTCCAGTGGAAGGTCGCGCCCTTCTTCTCCAGGGAGCGCAGCGCCTTCTGCAGCGCCTCGGTGAAGTTCCGGCCGAGCGCCATCGCCTCTCCGACCGACTTCATCGTCGTGGTCAGCGTCGGATCGGCAGCCGGGAACTTCTCGAAGGCGAAGCGCGGAACCTTGACCACAACGTAGTCAAGGGCAGGTTCGAAGGACGCCGGAGTGACCTTCGTGATGTCATTCGGAATTTCGTCAAGGGTGTAGCCGACAGCGAGCTTCGCCGCGATCTTCGCGATCGGAAAGCCGGTGGCCTTCGACGCCAGGGCCGAGGACCGCGAGACGCGCGGGTTCATCTCGATCACGATGATCCGGCCGTCGTCCGGGTTGATCGCGAACTGGATGTTGCAGCCGCCGGTATCGACGCCGACCTCGCGGATCACGGCGATGCTGACGTCGCGCAGCCGCTGGTATTCCCGGTCGGTCAGGGTCAGCGATGGCGCAACTGTGATCGAGTCGCCGGTGTGCACGCCCACCGCGTCGACGTTCTCGATGGAACACACGACGACGACATTGTCTGCCCTGTCGCGCATCAGCTCGAGTTCGTATTCTTTCCAGCCGAGAATTGACTCTTCCAGCAGCACCTCATGGGTGATCGAGTCCTGCAGACCGGCGCCGGCGATCCGGCGCAGGTCCTGCTCGTTGTAGGCCATTCCACTGCCGAGGCCGCCCATTGTGAACGAGGGCCGGACAACCAGCGGATAGCCGAGCTGCCCGGCGGCCTCCAGGCAGTCCTCCATGCTGTGACCGATGTAGGACCGGGCGACTTCGGCGCCGCAGCGTTCCACCACGCCCTTGAACAGCTGCCTGTCCTCACCCAGCTGGATCGCGGCGATGTTCGCGCCGATCAGCTCGACGTCGTACTTTGCGAGCGTTCCACGCTCATCCAGCGCAATTGCCGCATTCAGCGCAGTCTGGCCGCCGAGCGTCGGCAGCAGCGCGTCCGGACGCTCCTTGGCAATGATCGTCTCAATAACTTCCGGCGAGATGGGCTCGACGTAGGTGGCGTCGGCAATCTCCGGGTCGGTCATGATTGTCGCGGGATTCGAGTTGACCAGGATGACTCGCAGGCCCTCGCCGCGAAGTACGCGACAGGCCTGG is part of the Saxibacter everestensis genome and harbors:
- the metK gene encoding methionine adenosyltransferase, giving the protein MPSAQQGLRLFTSESVTEGHPDKICDQISDSILDALLREDPSSRVAVETMVTTGLVHVAGEVRTEGYADIANIVRNRIVDIGYDSSEKGFDGHSCGVSVSIGSQSQDIAAGVDNSFESRGRDGDTWSAGHDEISQQGAGDQGLMFGYANNDTPELMPWPIWLSHRLSERLTEVRKTGLLPYLRPDGKTQFTVGYDKDDAVSVETVVLSTQHAGEVSQEQLKADIAEHVIRPLLDGIPLDTSKTNLVINPAGAFVTGGPMGDAGLTGRKIIVDTYGGYARHGGGAFSGKDPSKVDRSGAYAMRWVAKNVVAAGLASRAEIQVAYAIGVAQPVGLYVETFGTEQVASDSISAAIQEVFDLRPGAIVRDLDLLRPIYQQTAAYGHFGRELPDFSWEKVNRVDDLRRALNV
- a CDS encoding bifunctional phosphopantothenoylcysteine decarboxylase/phosphopantothenate synthase → MASIVLGVAGGIAAYKSALLLRKFTEAGHDVQVVPTAASLNFVGAATWEALSGHSASADVFENIPEVAHVRIGRHADLVVVAPASADLLARATHGMADDLLTATLLTCTAPVLMAPAMHTEMWEHPATRANIATLRSRGINVLEPASGRLTGADSGPGRLPEPEAIYAAAIALLGSAETGSSSATGSAAAGSAETGSASADDGEPAGRGSDLAGTRVLISAGGTREPLDPVRYLGNHSSGRQGVALAKAALARGGQVTLVGANLEVPPPDGISLVPVSSAAELAEAMLREAAQADIVIMSAAVADYRPASVETTKIKKTSANEELTLRLVRNPDILRSLVQARSDRSVTDQVIVGFAAETGDADGTVLDHARKKFEAKGCDLLVVNKVGTGVGFGTDGNRVDILARRRPGGEPEVIGSADGSKLAVSHAVIDALGVLRS
- the rpoZ gene encoding DNA-directed RNA polymerase subunit omega codes for the protein MSATPEGITNPPIDDLLAITDSKYALVIQGAKRARQINAYYSQLQDGLLENVGPLVATKLNEKSLSIALREIEAGLVVGSDHVPAGE
- the gmk gene encoding guanylate kinase, encoding MSRLTVLAGPTAVGKGTVSAFVRGRYPDVWLSVSATTRAPRPGEIDGVHYHFVSQAEFDRMIAGGELLEWAVVHGRNSYGTPVAPVREALAEGKAPLLEIDLQGARQVKETMPEAHFVFLAPPSWEELVRRLIGRGTESAEEQERRLDTARVELAAESEFDTTVVNHDIRKAAEELVSLMGVDPHSAGSDS
- the mihF gene encoding integration host factor, actinobacterial type encodes the protein MALSPLTAEQRADALAKAADARRIRAEVKSELKRGIGSVAKVIERSRNDDALSKLRVSALLESLPGVGKVRAAQIMEDIGIAPTRRLRGLGTHQVAALVERFDNP
- the pyrF gene encoding orotidine-5'-phosphate decarboxylase, giving the protein MSSFGVRLASKVAERGSLVVGIDPHPGLLAAWGLPDSARGVAEFSRIVVESLADLVPMVKPQSALYERHGSQGVAALEDTLSLARELGVLSLVDAKRGDIGSTMTAYAEAYLGPMSSLAGDAVTLSPYLGFGSLQPALEMAADNERGVFVLALTSNPEGASVQHATGPEGRSVAATIARDVAEANADARRRGELGSVGMVVGATVGDAVRKLGIDLAETAAPLLAPGVGAQGAGPDELRAVFGLSASNGQLLPTTSRAILAHGPDPAALRQAVFDAVAELDSLTD
- the carB gene encoding carbamoyl-phosphate synthase large subunit gives rise to the protein MPLRSDLKSVLVIGSGPIVIGQACEFDYSGTQACRVLRGEGLRVILVNSNPATIMTDPEIADATYVEPISPEVIETIIAKERPDALLPTLGGQTALNAAIALDERGTLAKYDVELIGANIAAIQLGEDRQLFKGVVERCGAEVARSYIGHSMEDCLEAAGQLGYPLVVRPSFTMGGLGSGMAYNEQDLRRIAGAGLQDSITHEVLLEESILGWKEYELELMRDRADNVVVVCSIENVDAVGVHTGDSITVAPSLTLTDREYQRLRDVSIAVIREVGVDTGGCNIQFAINPDDGRIIVIEMNPRVSRSSALASKATGFPIAKIAAKLAVGYTLDEIPNDITKVTPASFEPALDYVVVKVPRFAFEKFPAADPTLTTTMKSVGEAMALGRNFTEALQKALRSLEKKGATFHWNGSAIDIDDADARADILRRIGHATEDRLIAVQQGLRAGLSVEEVHEACDIDPWFLDQIQLINEIAEQIASAPQLDTATLTIAKRHGFSDVQIGQLRTMPEDVVRGVRHALGLRPVYKTVDTCAGEFEATTPYHYSSYDEETEVAPREEPVVLILGSGPNRIGQGIEFDYSCVHATMAIREAGLKTVMVNCNPETVSTDYDTADRLYFEPLTFEDVLEVYHAECQAGPVLGVICTLGGQTPLGLADRLKQAGVPVLGTQPEAIDLAEDRGAFGEVLDNAGLLAPKNGTATSFVGAQRIAEDIGYPVLVRPSYVLGGRGMQIVYDTEQLRSYMASATEVSPDRPVLVDKFLDDAVEIDVDALYDGEDLYIGGIMEHIEEAGIHSGDSGCVLPSVTLGENVLERVRQSTLAIAQGVDVKGLLNIQFALAADVLYVIEANPRASRTVPFVSKATTVPLAKAAALLAIGRTIKELREPGSLLPAHGDGSMLPLDAPVAVKEAVLPFRRFRTADGAIVDSVLGPEMRSTGEVMGIDVDFPTAFAKGMEASSTNVPKSGRVFVSVADADKRSMVLPVKRLVDLGFEVLATDGTATVLRRHGIASTPVRKASDEGAGDDGTTIIDRILAGEVQMILNTPSGRSARADGYEIRAAATSVNCPTMTTIQAFSAAVSAIEVVKAGPFKVKSLQEWGKR